In Yarrowia lipolytica chromosome 1F, complete sequence, a genomic segment contains:
- a CDS encoding uncharacterized protein (Compare to YALI0F26323g, similar to Saccharomyces cerevisiae CTP1 (YBR291C); ancestral locus Anc_2.525, highly similar to uniprot|P38152 Saccharomyces cerevisiae YBR291c CTP1 citrate transport protein) — protein sequence MVSSDTKKAEPWKSLVAGSTAGAVEGLVTYPFEWSKTRLQLVDKSSTASRNPLVLIYNTAKTQGLGAVYTGCPAFIVGNTVKAGVRFLGFDAIKGLLADKDGKVSGPRGVLAGLGAGVLESVVAVTPFETIKTAMIDDRQSKNPKYQGLFKGTAQLIKDKGLSGIYRGLVPVTMRQAANQAVRLGSYNWMKVFIQSRQKDPKAPLSSLSTFIVGAFAGIVTVYTTMPLDTVKTRMQSLEAKKEYRGTFHCFARIFKEEGLLTFWKGATPRLGRLILSGGIVFTIYEKIMEIL from the exons ATGGTTTCATCAGATACCAAGaag GCCGAACCTTGGAAGTCCCTGGTAGCCGGTTCTACGGCCGGAGCCGTGGAGGGTCTCGTTACCTACCCTTTCGAATGGTCCAAGACccgtctccagctcgttgaCAAGTCATCCACCGCCTCCAGAAACCCTCTGGTGCTCATCTACAACACAGCCAAGACCCAGGGTCTCGGAGCAGTGTACACTGGTTGCCCCGCTTTCATTGTCGGCAATACCGTCAAGGCTGGTGTCCGGTTCCTTGGTTTCGACGCAATCAAGGGCCTGCTGGCCGACAAGGATGGTAAGGTGTCCGGACCTCGAGGAGTTCTAGCGGGACTGGGAGCCGGTGTGCTTGAGTCCGTCGTCGCTGTGACTCCTTTTGAGACCATCAAGACAGCCATGATCGACGACCGACAGAGTAAGAATCCCAAGTACCAGGGTCTGTTCAAGGGAACCGCAcagctcatcaaggacaagggCCTCTCCGGTATCTACCGTGGTCTTGTCCCTGTTACCATGCGACAGGCTGCGAACCAGGCTGTCCGCCTGGGATCTTACAACTGGATGAAGGTGTTCATTCAGAGCCGGCAGAAGGACCCTAAGGCCCCTCTCTCGTCTCTGTCCACATTCATTGTCGGTGCCTTTGCCGGTATCGTCACTGTTTACACCACCATGCCTCTGGATACCGTCAAGACCCGAATGCAATCGTTGGAGGCCAAAAAGGAATACCGAGGCACCTTCCACTGCTTTGCTCGAAtcttcaaggaggagggccTGTTGACCTTCTGGAAGGGAGCCACTCCCCGTCTCGGACGACTCATTCTCTCCGGAGGTATTGTCTTTACCATCTATGAGAAGATCATGGAGATTCTTTAG
- a CDS encoding uncharacterized protein (Compare to YALI0F26411g, highly similar to uniprot|P43588 Saccharomyces cerevisiae YFR004w MPR1 26S proteasome regulatory subunit): MERFQRMLQTGGLGGPGVGGGDGPVVDNSETVYISSLALLKMLKHGRAGVPMEVMGLMLGEFVDDYTVHVIDVFAMPQSGTGVSVEAVDDVFQTRMMDMLKQTGRDQMVVGWYHSHPGFGCWLSSVDINTQQSFEQLNKRAVAVVVDPIQSVKGKVVIDAFRLINTNSVLLGQEPRLSTSNVGHLNKPTIHALIHGLNRHYYSININYKKTPLDEKMLQNLHKSSWTSGLEIQNYETQECNNANAAQKMVKLAIEYTNRVQEEQEMTEDQLKTRYVGKQDPKKHLEDAVTDRLEENIVSLMAGNVDNVAFQA, translated from the exons ATGGAGCGATTTCAGCGAATGCTACAGACCGGGGGCCTCGGTGGTCCcggtgttggaggaggt GATGGACCTGTGGTCGACAACTCAGAGACTGTCTACATTTCCTCATTAGCTCTTTTGAAGATGCTGAAGCATGGACGAGCTGGTGTCCCCATGGAAGTG ATGGGACTTATGCTGGGAGAGTTTGTGGACGACTACACAGTTCATGTCATTGATGTGTTTGCCATGCCCCAGAGTGGTACTGGTGTCTCCGTTGAGGCCGTTGATGATGTGTTCCAAACACGAATGATGGATATGCTTAAACAGACCGGTCGAGATCAGATGGTCGTCGGATGGTACCATTCACATCCCGGTTTCGGCTGCTGGCTGTCGTCTGTGGATATCAACACCCAACAATCgtttgagcagctcaacaagcgagcagtggcagtggtggtggatcCCATTCAGTCGGTCAAGGGTAAGGTTGTAATTGACGCCTTCCGACTGATTAACACAAACTCGGTGCTTTTGGGCCAGGAGCCTCGATTGTCGACCTCCAACGTGGGTCATCTTAACAAGCCCACAATCCACGCCCTGATCCACGGCCTGAACCGACACTACTACTCCATTAACATCAACTACAAGAAAACTCCCCTGGATGAGAAGATGCTGCAGAACCTGCACAAGAGCAGTTGGACCTCTGGTctggagatccagaacTACGAGACCCAGGAGTGCAACAACGCCAACGCTGCACAGAAGATGGTCAAACTGGCCATTGAGTACACCAACCGAgtgcaggaggagcaggagatgACCGAGGACCAGCTCAAGACTCGATATGTCGGAAAGCaggaccccaagaagcATCTTGAGGATGCTGTTACTGATAGACTGGAGGAGAACATTGTTTCTCTCATGGCTGGAAACGTCGACAACGTTGCTTTCCAGGCGTAG
- a CDS encoding uncharacterized protein (Compare to YALI0F26301g, some similarities with uniprot|P38356 Saccharomyces cerevisiae YBR290w BSD2 metal homeostasis protein, similar to Saccharomyces cerevisiae BSD2 (YBR290W); ancestral locus Anc_2.524): MTRHSMESNDSNDVLFDAPSSPRDALAAAFGSDSDSDSDDEHHLQSGGRMGRSYNQVDTSTQDDDDDLNHDDDGGATLEELAQTEDPQYDRSNYADDRLGGSNNNGGHTRIPGGFPEAGNTGSGSGGNAGSGSEGSNVFSTGFFNRLFNRGQLLPTTEPPASSSHDGVFSNTQANDDDEDKPTDETPPTYEEAAADATPPYWATTILHPGYAEEVFIDGLPVGSPISFLWNMTVSSVFQFIGFVLTYLLHTSHSAKQGSRAGLGLTVFQIGMYMRNSGGNPTTDYSSVPAHQFVPSDPNNFDVPGYGSNIPGNAVIPTMEHVDPTVQEQERAAHEKNVFWSGIIMAVGTLVILKALWDYWRARRMELIVLQTPQHVVTEEDTPETAV; the protein is encoded by the coding sequence ATGACTCGACACAGCATGGAATCCAACGACTCGAACGACGTGTTATTCGACGCGCCCTCCAGTCCACGTGACGCTCTGGCTGCGGCTTTTGGAAGCGACTCAGATTCGGACTCGGATGATGAACATCATCTCCAGAGCGGAGGACGGATGGGACGTAGCTACAACCAGGTCGACACCAGCACACaagatgatgacgacgaccTGAACCATGACGACGATGGAGGAGCtactctggaggagctggcgcAGACGGAAGACCCCCAGTACGACAGAAGCAACTATGCAGACGACCGGTTAGGGggctccaacaacaacggagGCCATACCCGGATCCCTGGAGGTTTTCCTGAAGCTGGAAACACCGGTTCTGGATCGGGAGGCAACGCTGGCTCCGGGTCCGAGGGCTCCAACGTGTTTTCTACCGGCTTCTTCAACCGTCTATTCAACAGAGGTCAACTGCTGCCTACAACAGAACCTCCAGCATCATCTTCGCACGATGGTGTGTTTTCAAACACTCAGGCCaatgatgacgacgaagatAAGCCCACTGACGAAACACCTCCTACCtacgaggaggctgctgcgGATGCCACTCCTCCTTACTGGGCAACCACTATTCTCCACCCTGGCTACGCGGAAGAGGTGTTTATCGACGGACTTCCCGTGGGCTCGCccatttcttttttgtggAACATGACTGTATCGTCCGTTTTCCAATTCATCGGTTTTGTTCTTACGTACCTGCTGCACACGTCGCACTCGGCCAAACAGGGCTCTCGAGCAGGCCTCGGACTCACAGTGTTCCAGATCGGCATGTACATGCGAAACAGCGGAGGAAACCCCACTACAGACTACTCGTCAGTACCTGCACACCAATTTGTGCCCTCAGACCCCAACAACTTCGATGTACCCGGTTACGGATCCAACATTCCGGGAAACGCAGTCATTCCGACCATGGAGCATGTGGACCCCACGGTGCAGGAACAGGAGCGGGCCGCTCATGAAAAGAATGTCTTCTGGTCAGGCATTATCATGGCGGTGGGAACTCTTGTCATTCTCAAAGCTCTGTGGGACTACTGGCGTGCTCGACGAATGGAGTTGATTGTTCTTCAAACTCCCCAGCACGTAGTGACGGAAGAAGATACCCCCGAGACTGCTGTCTAG
- a CDS encoding uncharacterized protein (Compare to YALI0F26279g, similar to uniprot|Q873I9 Neurospora crassa B9B11. 100) codes for MLRKQQLISKLQQLKLMSTTTDITTPISKPIDKIFTALETSEGRGARVRRVMPTGNMVNFTPFLMFDHFKVPSSAGFPDHPHRGQETITYVVDGSVDHEDFTGSKGTLNAGDLQFMTAGRGIVHAEMPSAGPNGEVRTVEGIQLWVDLPKELKNCKPRYRDLRAAEIPIAKSDSEDLTVKVISGKSMGVDSVKDLAYTPVWFLDFESSKQYSGREVNQDIPEGFNSLLYVMKGTATVNGKKIKQHDVVIFKNGGDSIDFIPGPSSRVIVIGGKILEQPIVQHGPFVATTRKGIVKAFEDYQTRTHGFEQAKGWSSEIGKRMKL; via the coding sequence ATGTTAagaaaacaacaactcATCAGCAAACTACAACAACTAAAACTAATGTCTACCACTACCGATATTACTACACCCATTTCCAAGCCCATTGACAAGATCTTCACTGCTCTAGAGACTTCCGAGGGTCGAGGAGCGCGTGTTCGGCGTGTCATGCCTACTGGGAATATGGTGAACTTTACCCCCTTTCTTATGTTTGATCATTTCAAGGTGccctcttctgctggttTCCCAGACCATCCTCATCGAGGCCAGGAGACTATCACCTATGTGGTTGATGGATCCGTCGACCACGAGGATTTCACTGGTAGCAAGGGTACTCTTAATGCCGGAGATTTACAATTTATGACTGCTGGACGAGGTATAGTGCATGCTGAAATGCCTTCTGCGGGTCCTAATGGAGAGGTCCGAACTGTGGAGGGTATCCAGCTGTGGGTGGACCTacccaaggagctcaagaactGCAAACCTCGGTACAGAGATCTGAGAGCCGCTGAGATTCCTATTGCCAAATCGGATAGCGAGGATCTCACTGTCAAGGTGATTTCTGGCAAGTCTATGGGCGTCGATTCCGTCAAAGATCTTGCGTATACTCCTGTCTGGTTCCTTGATTTCGAATCTTCCAAGCAGTACAGCGGACGAGAGGTCAACCAGGATATACCTGAGGGCTTCAACTCGCTGTTATATGTCATGAAAGGCACAGCTACCGTCAACggcaagaagatcaagcagCATGATGTGGTTATATTCAAGAATGGAGGAGACTCTATCGACTTCATCCCTGGTCCTTCCTCAAGAGTCATTGTCATTGGAGGAAAGATTCTGGAACAGCCCATTGTCCAGCATGGTCCCTTCGTTGCAACCACCAGAAAGGGCATTGTCAAGGCCTTTGAGGACTACCAGACTCGAACTCATGGTTTTGAGCAGGCCAAGGGTTGGTCTTCCGAAATCGGTAAGCGGATGAAGCTGTAG
- a CDS encoding uncharacterized protein (Compare to YALI0F26345g, weakly similar to uniprot|P80428 Saccharomyces cerevisiae YJL081c ACT3 actin-related protein, similar to Saccharomyces cerevisiae ARP7 (YPR034W); ancestral locus Anc_7.448): MPSLTPPTANGAVQSSSDEVTSIVIECGSSYTRVGFSGDDLPKVVIPTKYGKYTNDKGEDVYEFGLENVHRPVAGKEIYSPVQDGCIQDWDGVAKLWEYAIKEKLKVDDLSEYPLVITEQMWNSSARRAKIAEMCFDKFRSPAISFVKNPLCTAYAAVRPNSIIVEIGSAVASVSTVLDGNVVTKASFHSKFGGDFLNYLILEEFKRKQVEVIPSYLVKKKKDINDPNPSTFLRELPGMTDSYKNFEIERVLDNFKETTLQVNYHPIMPHTPLPPNIQRPYEFPDGSTYIAEQERFGIAESLFRPVEFGPPGVVPEGTLGISELIYHAVLKTDPKAEVQMELLNNIVVVGGTTLLNGLTARIHRDMAQFFTQFHVKQPYLSVTSTERKSLAWTGASVFASLGNFGSSWVIKQEYEEQGADVIDKRFK, encoded by the coding sequence ATGCCGTCACTAACGCCCCCCACAGCCAACGGAGCCGTCCAATCGTCGTCGGACGAAGTCACGTCCATCGTCATTGAGTGCGGCTCGTCATACACGCGTGTCGGCTTCTCGGGAGACGACCTCCCCAAGGTGGTCATCCCCACCAAATACGGCAAGTACACAAACGACAAGGGCGAAGATGTGTACGAATTCGGCCTGGAAAACGTGCATCGACCTGTAGCCGGCAAGGAAATCTACAGCCCCGTGCAGGACGGTTGCATCCAGGACTGGGATGGAGTGGCCAAGCTTTGGGAGTACGCCATCAAGGAAAAGCTCAAGGTGGACGACTTGAGCGAGTACCCTCTGGTGATCACAGAGCAGATGTGGAACTCGAGTGCAAGACGGGCCAAGATCGCCGAAATGTGCTTCGACAAGTTCCGGTCGCCTGCCATCAGCTTCGTGAAGAACCCTCTCTGTACTGCTTACGCTGCCGTGCGACCCAACTCCATCATTGTGGAGATCGGTTCGGCCGTGGCCAGTGTGTCTACCGTACTTGACGGCAATGTGGTAACCAAGGCCTCTTTCCACTCCAAGTTTGGAGGCGACTTTCTCAACTACCTGATTCTCGAGGAGTTCAAGCGAAAGCAGGTCGAGGTCATCCCCTCGTAcctggtcaagaagaagaaggacattAACGACCCCAACCCTTCTACATTCCTGCGAGAACTGCCCGGCATGACTGACTCGTACAAAAACTTTGAGATTGAGCGGGTGCTCGACAACTTCAAGGAAACCACCCTCCAGGTCAACTACCACCCCATCATGCCTCACACACCGCTGCCACCCAACATCCAGAGACCCTACGAATTTCCCGACGGAAGCACATACATTGCTGAGCAGGAACGATTTGGAATCGCCGAGTCGCTGTTCAGGCCCGTCGAGTTTGGACCCCCAGGTGTCGTGCCTGAGGGAACTCTCGGTATCTCGGAGCTCATCTACCATGCCGTGCTCAAGACCGACCCCAAAGCCGAGGTCCAGATGGAGCTACTTAACAAcattgtcgttgttggAGGAACTACTCTGCTCAACGGTCTGACTGCCCGAATCCACCGGGACATGGCCCAGTTCTTCACCCAGTTCCATGTCAAGCAGCCCTACCTCTCGGTGACCTCCACCGAGCGAAAGTCGCTGGCATGGACCGGTGCCTCTGTTTTCGCTTCTCTCGGCAACTTTGGTTCTTCCTGGGTCATCAAGCAGGAGTATGAGGAACAGGGCGCCGATGTCATTGACAAGCGTTTCAAGTAG
- a CDS encoding uncharacterized protein (Compare to YALI0F26389g, similar to uniprot|AAH25801 Mus musculus Wdr5 protein and uniprot|Q9UGP9 Homo sapiens WD-repeat protein 5, similar to Saccharomyces cerevisiae SWD3 (YBR175W); ancestral locus Anc_8.585), giving the protein MTTDFGGGTKKVRTEQEEDLASEFPTKLTIDAHSAPCTTAKISPNGKQIATCSADASIKLWDAATGDLIQTLRGHRAGINDISWSPDSKMLATASDDRTIRIWSTHRPSSQRILVGHTHYVTCVKFNYKGNLVVSGSADENVRVWDVLQGRCIMTLAAHSQPISAVDFSCEGTMIVSGSHDGLIRMWDTATGQCLKTIVGEESSPIMFARFTPNSKFILVSNMDSTARLWDYMNNKVVKTYKGHENGKYCCPTGFVYRQDRAVLLHASEDGRVYVYDIQDRTVRGSFDAHPGVIISLDVIDNKIVTCSLDGSVKLFELVEENSPSDDMDTDTEENGCRTNSSEERDNSREKEDGNGDGHGDVSMNND; this is encoded by the coding sequence ATGACGACGGATTTCGGCGGTGGCACAAAAAAAGTGAGAaccgagcaggaggaggacctGGCGTCGGAGTTTCCTACGAAGCTCACGATAGACGCTCACTCCGCACCCTGCACGACGGCAAAAATCAGCCCAAACGGCAAACAGATTGCAACATGTTCTGCAGACGCGTCTATAAAGCTGTGGGACGCTGCTACTGGAGACCTGATACAGACGCTGAGAGGTCATCGAGCGGGAATCAATGACATCAGCTGGTCGCCTGACTCGAAGATGCTCGCCACAGCTTCCGACGATCGAACGATCCGAATTTGGTCCACACACCGACCTTCCAGTCAGCGTATCCTAGTGGGACACACCCACTATGTGACATGCGTCAAGTTCAATTATAAGGGCAACCTAGTGGTGTCCGGATCAGCCGATGAGAATGTCCGAGTGTGGGACGTGCTTCAGGGTCGGTGCATCATGACCCTGGCGGCCCACTCACAACCCATCTCGGCGGTCGACTTCTCATGCGAAGGAACCATGATTGTCAGTGGATCACATGACGGTCTTATCCGAATGTGGGACACTGCCACTGGCCAATGTTTGAAAACAATTGTCGGTGAAGAATCTTCACCCATCATGTTTGCCCGCTTCACTCCAAACTCCAAGTTCATCCTTGTCTCTAATATGGACTCCACTGCAAGGTTGTGGGACTACATGAACAATAAGGTGGTCAAGACATACAAGGGCCACGAGAATGGCAAGTACTGCTGTCCCACTGGCTTTGTGTATCGTCAGGATCGAGCCGTCCTTTTGCATGCCTCTGAGGACGGTCGCGTCTACGTGTACGATATACAGGATCGAACTGTGCGGGGCTCGTTTGACGCTCATCCGGGAGTTATTATTTCACTGGATGTTATTGATAACAAAATCGTTACCTGTTCATTAGATGGCTCAGtgaagctgtttgagctggTGGAAGAGAACAGCCCAAGTGACGACATGGATACTGATACCGAGGAGAATGGCTGCCGAACCAATAGCAGTGAGGAGCGGGACAACAGCAGAGAAAAGGAGGACGGcaatggagatggtcaTGGAGATGTTAGCATGAACAACGACTAG
- a CDS encoding uncharacterized protein (Compare to YALI0F26367g, similar to uniprot|P36100 Saccharomyces cerevisiae YKL028w TFA1 large subunit of transcription factor TFIIE, similar to Saccharomyces cerevisiae TFA1 (YKL028W); ancestral locus Anc_2.528), which produces MDNIKRLLQYVTRGFYDTKSILVMDALLKHVVLSDEELHQLLSIPAKEIRQICAKLKDDKLLKDHTQREQQENTYGYNKNYQKTYYYIHYTVTIDAIKWKVHSMNKQAEEALGKKSQPQGYVCPLCTKKFTTLEAVTNVQMDGTFTCDVCSTVIVEDTTSDESRVHQDRLEKLMQQIKPIIDELRKIDDIQVAENTFETSLAKAVPAQLEVTAGSTSSIKTAGRGTTSSQTGSNKSSTLTVNLSTGAEDEAAQRDEKAKLAEQNALPAWYMESTVGRQMVMGDTDQEQHGFTEIGNDDDYPQKKDTKEGVKKEEVAPKVKAEDMEPKLEEEEEDALAAYYKQYEAKQRAEDEEEEDEEDDDDDEGDFDDVELAVEEADFDEE; this is translated from the coding sequence ATGGACAACATCAAGCGGCTCCTCCAGTACGTTACACGAGGCTTTTACGACACAAAGTCCATCCTGGTGATGGACGCGCTGCTCAAGCATGTGGTGCTTTCAGACGAGGAACTGCACCAGCTGCTGAGCATTCcggccaaggagattcgACAGATTTGCGCaaagctcaaggacgacaagctgctcaaggatCACACCCAGCGCGAGCAGCAGGAAAACACATACGGCTACAACAAAAATTACCAAAAGACGTACTACTACATCCACTACACTGTGACTATCGATGCCATCAAGTGGAAGGTGCACTCCATGAACAAGCAGGCAGAGGAGGCGCTTGGAAAGAAATCCCAGCCACAGGGATACGTGTGTCCGCTGTGTACCAAAAAGTTCACTACCCTCGAGGCCGTCACCAACGTGCAAATGGACGGCACTTTCACCTGTGATGTCTGTTCTACCGTGATTGTCGAAGATACCACCAGTGACGAATCCAGAGTGCACCAGGACCGACTGGAAAAGCTCATGCAGCAAATCAAGCCCATTATAGACGAGCTACGAAAGATAGACGACATCCAGGTGGCCGAAAACACCTTTGAGACGTCGCTTGCCAAGGCGGTTCCCGCACAGCTGGAGGTCACTGCAGGAAGCACCTCTTCTATCAAGACTGCTGGCAGAGGCACTACTTCGTCCCAGACGGGCTCCAACAAAAGCTCCACTCTCACCGTCAACCTTTCCACGGGTGCAGAGGACGAGGCTGCCCAGCGAGATGAGAAGGCTAAGCTGGCCGAACAGAACGCCCTTCCCGCATGGTACATGGAGTCTACTGTTGGTCGACAGATGGTAATGGGGGATACCGACCAGGAGCAACATGGATTCACAGAGATTGGTAACGACGATGACTATccccagaagaaggatacAAAGGAGGGTGTTAAAAAGGAGGAAGTGGCTcccaaggtcaaggccgaggaTATGGAGCCcaagctcgaggaggaggaagaggacgCTCTGGCCGCATACTACAAGCAATACGAAGCCAAGCAGCGTGccgaggatgaggaggaggaagatgaggaagatgacgacgatgatgaggGTGATTTTGATGATGTTGAGCTGGctgttgaggaggctgaCTTTGACGAGGAGTAG